The Pantoea eucalypti sequence TACGCAGTTGAGCCAGTTCGACCAGCGCATCCTGATAGCGGCCTTCCGCGAAGTAAGGCTGCAGCTTGCTGCTCAGCGCGGTGACAAAGGTCGCCAGCTGGATCTCTTCGTTCTCTTTCAGCAGCGACGCCTGCACGCTCTCATTCAGCGTTTCGGTCGATTTCGCCAGAATGTTAGAGACGCGCTTGTTCGCCGCCGCCAGTGCTGAGGCTGCTTCCAGCGTACGGAAGTGCGACACCGCTTTCATGCGTGCATCAAAGTCAGCCGGACGAGTCGGACGACGCGCCAGAACGGCCTGCAGCGTGTCGATGCTGTGACCCTCTTCCTGATACCAGGTGCGGAAGCGACCCAGCATAAAGTCGATCACATCATCGACCACGCGGGCGTTGCTCAGCTTGCTGCCATACAGACGCACCGCTTCGTCAGTCAGCGTTTGCAGATCGAGCGGCAGGTTTTTCTCAACGATGATACGCAGCACGCCCAGCGCCGCACGACGCAGTGCGAACGGATCCTTGTCGCCTTTTGGATGCTGACCGATGCCAAAAATACCGGCCAGCGTATCCATTTTGTCAGCAATCGCCAGCGCACAGGCAACCGGGCTTGACGGCAGATCATCACCGGCAAAGCGCGGCTGGTACTGCTCGTTCAGCGCGACCGCCACATCTTCTGCTTCGCCGTCGTGACGCGCATAGTGCATGCCCATCACGCCCTGCGTGTCGGTGAACTCAAAGACCATGTTGGTCATCAGGTCACACTTCGACAGCAGGCCTGCGCGGGTGGCGTGATTCACATCGGCGCCAATTTCACCGGCAATCCAGCCCGCCAGAGCCTGAATGCGGTCGGTTTTATCGCGCAGCGTGCCCAGCTCTTTCTGGAACAGGACGGTTTCCAGACGCGGCAGATGATCTTCCAGACGCTTTTTGCGGTCGGTGTTAAAGAAGAACTCCGCATCGGCCAGGCGTGGACGTACCACTTTTTCGTTGCCGGAGATGATCTGGCGTGGTTCGCTGGACTCGATGTTGGTGACGAAAATGAAGTTCGGCATCAGAT is a genomic window containing:
- the glyS gene encoding glycine--tRNA ligase subunit beta is translated as MTEQTFLVEIGTEELPPKALRSLAEAFAAQVTAELDAANLSHGEVSWFAAPRRLALKVANLSASQPDREVEKRGPAVSAAFDADGNATKAAEGWARGNGITVDQAERLATDKGEWLVYRAQVKGEAAQALLPAMIATALSKLPVPKLMRWGDSDVQFVRPVHTVTMLLGDELIPGTILGIKSDRVIRGHRFMGESEITLDNADQYPDVLEKRGQVIADYQVRKAMIKADAEAAARRLGGNADISDSLLEEVTSLVEWPVVLTATFEEKFLKVPAEALVYTMKGDQKYFPVYDNDGNLMPNFIFVTNIESSEPRQIISGNEKVVRPRLADAEFFFNTDRKKRLEDHLPRLETVLFQKELGTLRDKTDRIQALAGWIAGEIGADVNHATRAGLLSKCDLMTNMVFEFTDTQGVMGMHYARHDGEAEDVAVALNEQYQPRFAGDDLPSSPVACALAIADKMDTLAGIFGIGQHPKGDKDPFALRRAALGVLRIIVEKNLPLDLQTLTDEAVRLYGSKLSNARVVDDVIDFMLGRFRTWYQEEGHSIDTLQAVLARRPTRPADFDARMKAVSHFRTLEAASALAAANKRVSNILAKSTETLNESVQASLLKENEEIQLATFVTALSSKLQPYFAEGRYQDALVELAQLRTAVDNFFDKVMVNADDQAVRVNRLTLLSKLRELFLQVADISLLQ